The Alysiella filiformis sequence GAACACGGGTTCTGAAAAACAATCCGATGTTTATTCTACTCCTGTCCATGTTATGCTTTCAACCAAAAAGGTGCAATGATGAATTTTGTTCAATTTTCGGTATGCGTGGGGTTTTGTGTTGCCAAAATTCCGTTCAAATTGTTTTCCAGCCAATCCACCAAGCCGTGAATTTGCTCGGCTGCCTGAACGCCATACGCCGTGAGCGTGTATTCAACGTGTGGCGGCACGGTATCAAAAGATTGGCGTTGCAACATACCGTCTTGTTGTAATTGTTTGAGCGTTTCGGCAAGCATGCGTTCGCTGATGCCTTCAATTTCACGGCGAATTTCGGAAAAACGTTTGGTGCCATTTCGCAGCACAATCATCACCAATACCCCCCAACGGCTGGTTAAATGATTCAAAATCAAGCGGCTGGGACAATCTTTGCTCAAAACACATCCTTTATCAGAATCCATTTTTCATTCAATCCTTTAAAAAATTTTCTTATGCTTACAAATTTGTAAGTACTTCCAAAAAATAATTAAACTGCATACAATACCGCACATCACAAACAAACGCAATTTTTGACAATCACAAAAGGCAAATTGATGAAAAAACTGATTTTATCGTTGGCATTGGCAAGCGCAACATTAACCGCTTGCCAACATTTACCGCAAACCACACCAAGCATTCAGGCAGCCGCCACAAACACAACCGAACGCAATAAAGCCAATGCTTTGGCGTTTTATGATTTGGCATTCAACCAACACAAAGTGAAAGAAGCCAGCGCACAATACATCGGCAAACACTATTTGCAACACAACCCCACTGTGGCAGATGGCAGTCAGGCATTCATTGACGCATTTGAACCTTTTTTGCGGCAACACCCCCAATCACGCGCCACGGTTAAACGTGTGATTGCCGAAGGCGATTTGGTGGTATTGCACGTTCACAGCCAGCTTGATGAAAAAGACCGTGGCGAGGCGGTGGTGGATATTTTCCGTTTTGATGAAAATGGCAAAATTGTGGAGCATTGGGATACCATTCAGGCAGTTCCAGACAAGACCGTGAGTGGTCGTTCTTTATTTTAATTTTTTGATTTTTAAGGAAGTATGATGAATTTTCTGCAAGGATTTCAAACCCAAATTTTAGCCATTTTACGCATTGTTACGGGTTATGCTTTTTTCTTACATGGCACAGCCAAAGCCTTTGGCTTTCCCATAGACCAAACCGAATACATTGGTGGTAATTGGTTATCGTTGGTGGGTGTGGCTGCCGTGCTGGAATTGGTGGGCGGTGTATTGATTATTTTGGGTTTATTTACCCGCCCAACTGCTTTTGTGCTGTCGGGTTTGATGGCGGCTGCGTATTTTATGATGCACTTATCGCCCTTTCCATTGGCAAAGGGTGGCGATGCGGCAATGTTGTTCAGCTTTGTGTTTTTGTATTTGGCAAGCGCGGGTGGCGGTGCATGGTCTTTGGATAATGCTTTGTTTAAAAAATAAGAATTTTTGTTAAGGAGTGATTTCATGTCTCAAATTTTGGTTATTTCTGCTCATCAGGATTTACAGCAATCGGTTAGCAACCAGTTGATTTTAAAAGAATTGGAGCAGCATTTTGGCAATCAAATCAGCGTGCGCCGTTTGTCGGATTTGTATCCCGATTATCAAATTGATGTGCCAGCCGAACAAGCTGCTTTGGTGGCGGCAGACATTGTGTTGCTGCAATACCCCACGTTTTGGTTCAACACCCCTGCGATTTTGAAAAAATGGCTGGACGATGTGTGGTTGTATGGCTTTGCCTATGGCGAGGGTGGCAACAAATTGCATGGCAAAAAATTGCTGGTTTCCACCACCACAGGTTCGGTTGAGGCAAACTACAATGGGCAGATTGTGGCAACCATTGATGATTTGATTAAGCCTGTGCAACATTCTGCGCTGTATGCGGGTTTGGATTGGCAGGGCGTGTATCCGCTTTATGGGGCTTTGTACATTCAAGGTGTGCATGATGAGGCGCATTTGTTGGCGGTGCAAAACCATGCCCAAGCCCATGCCCAGCGTTTGATTGAAAAATTGGCAAGTTTGGCATAATCTGCAATTTTTGCAAAACCGACTTTTAAACTGATGTAGGGGGTGGATTTCGTATCCGCCCCTTTTTCAATTTAGGGTTAATTCATTGAAAAATAAGCAATGTAGGGTGCGACAAGTTGCACCTTACATGGCTGCCACTGCGAATCGAGTTTTGCAAAGGTTTCAGGCTGCCTGAAAACTCATTTTTCCAAATCAAACAAGGCAATGGCTTCCACATGCGCGGTGTGTGGAAACAAATTCATGATTCCAGCCGATTGAAAAACATAGCCTTTTTCCACCAACACCGCCGCATCTCGCGCAAAAGTAGCGGGATTGCACGACACATACACAATCCGCTTGGGCAAAAATGGCGCGTGCAAAGCCTGCACCACCGCATATGCGCCTGCGCGGGGTGGGTCAAGCAGCATTTTGTCAAAATAGCCTAATTTTTCAATGTCTTGATGGGTGGTTTCAAACAGGTCGGCTGTGGCAAATTGCACATGGGGCAAGCCGTTGGCGTGGGCGTTGGCAATGGCGCGTTGGGTCAAAAAATCTGCGCCTTCTATGCCGATGACTTGTGCGCCACTTCGTGCGATAGGCAGGGTAAAATTGCCCAGCCCACAAAATAAATCGGCAATTTTTTCATGGGCTTGTGGCTGCAACAGGCGCATGGCGCGTGCCACCATCATCTCATTCATGGGCAAATTGATTTGCGTGAAATCGCCCACGCGAAACGGCATGGTCAAACCAAATTCAGGCAGGCTGTACGACAATTCGGGGACATTTTGGGGCGCGATGGCTTGGGCGTTTTTGGGCGGAATTTGCTGCCAAACTTGCCATTTTTCTGCGCCCAAAGCGTTCAGGCTGCCTGAAAGTTGTGTCAGCAATTTGTGCGGAAGAGCTTGATTGGCAATGATGTTCACAACGCTGATGTGTTCGCCCACCGAAATTTCCACGCTTTGTAAACGCGCTTTGGGGGCGGCACGGTGGCAATCTTGCAAATGGTCGCGTAGGGTTTTCAGGCTGCCTGAAACGTGTTGGGGCAAGACGGCACAATGGTTGATGGCGATGATTTTTCGGCTTTTTTTGGCTTGGTAGCCGATTTGCACTTGCCCATTTTTGTCCACAAACACAGACAGGCGCGTGCGGCTGCGATAGTGCCATGGCGTACCGTAAATGGGCGGCAACAGGGTTTTGGGGAAAACTTTGCCAATGCGCTGTAATTGTTCTTCAAAAATGCGTTGTTTCATGGCAACTTGTGCGCCAAAATCGGCGTGTTGTAGGGCGCAACCGCCACATTCGCCAAAATATGCACATGGTGGCGCAATGCGATGGGGCGAGGCTTGCACGATGTGGGTGGCGTGGGCTTCGGCATAGCTGCCTTTGTCTTTATCCATTTGAATGCAAACGGTTTCCAATGGCAGGGCGTTTTGCACAAACACGGTTTTGCCGTTAATGCGCGTTACGCCGCGTGCCTCGTAGTCCAGAGCGTGAATGGTGTGTGTCATGATGATTTTGATTCATTTATTTTTGGATATTGATGCAGATTATGAATTATCGTTCAGGCAGCCAATTTGGTTCGGCATGCAATGCCACGCCAAATTTTTGGGCAACACAATCACACACATAATCGGACAATTTTTCCAAATCCACCGCGCTGCACGCACCGCGATTGACCAAAACCAAGGCTTGTTTGTCGTGAACGGCAGCGTTGCCGATGTGTTTGCCTTTTAAGCCGCATTGCTCAATCAGCCAGCCTGCGGCAAGTTTGACCATGCCATCGGCTTGCGGATAATGCGGTGCGTTGGGGTAGGCTGCCTG is a genomic window containing:
- a CDS encoding winged helix-turn-helix transcriptional regulator, giving the protein MDSDKGCVLSKDCPSRLILNHLTSRWGVLVMIVLRNGTKRFSEIRREIEGISERMLAETLKQLQQDGMLQRQSFDTVPPHVEYTLTAYGVQAAEQIHGLVDWLENNLNGILATQNPTHTEN
- a CDS encoding nuclear transport factor 2 family protein, which translates into the protein MKKLILSLALASATLTACQHLPQTTPSIQAAATNTTERNKANALAFYDLAFNQHKVKEASAQYIGKHYLQHNPTVADGSQAFIDAFEPFLRQHPQSRATVKRVIAEGDLVVLHVHSQLDEKDRGEAVVDIFRFDENGKIVEHWDTIQAVPDKTVSGRSLF
- a CDS encoding DoxX family protein; amino-acid sequence: MMNFLQGFQTQILAILRIVTGYAFFLHGTAKAFGFPIDQTEYIGGNWLSLVGVAAVLELVGGVLIILGLFTRPTAFVLSGLMAAAYFMMHLSPFPLAKGGDAAMLFSFVFLYLASAGGGAWSLDNALFKK
- a CDS encoding NAD(P)H-dependent oxidoreductase encodes the protein MSQILVISAHQDLQQSVSNQLILKELEQHFGNQISVRRLSDLYPDYQIDVPAEQAALVAADIVLLQYPTFWFNTPAILKKWLDDVWLYGFAYGEGGNKLHGKKLLVSTTTGSVEANYNGQIVATIDDLIKPVQHSALYAGLDWQGVYPLYGALYIQGVHDEAHLLAVQNHAQAHAQRLIEKLASLA
- the rlmD gene encoding 23S rRNA (uracil(1939)-C(5))-methyltransferase RlmD, whose amino-acid sequence is MTHTIHALDYEARGVTRINGKTVFVQNALPLETVCIQMDKDKGSYAEAHATHIVQASPHRIAPPCAYFGECGGCALQHADFGAQVAMKQRIFEEQLQRIGKVFPKTLLPPIYGTPWHYRSRTRLSVFVDKNGQVQIGYQAKKSRKIIAINHCAVLPQHVSGSLKTLRDHLQDCHRAAPKARLQSVEISVGEHISVVNIIANQALPHKLLTQLSGSLNALGAEKWQVWQQIPPKNAQAIAPQNVPELSYSLPEFGLTMPFRVGDFTQINLPMNEMMVARAMRLLQPQAHEKIADLFCGLGNFTLPIARSGAQVIGIEGADFLTQRAIANAHANGLPHVQFATADLFETTHQDIEKLGYFDKMLLDPPRAGAYAVVQALHAPFLPKRIVYVSCNPATFARDAAVLVEKGYVFQSAGIMNLFPHTAHVEAIALFDLEK